A portion of the Hoplias malabaricus isolate fHopMal1 chromosome 1, fHopMal1.hap1, whole genome shotgun sequence genome contains these proteins:
- the tmem26a gene encoding transmembrane protein 26 isoform X1, with protein sequence MLLVRFVCAVVTRALFLFLSLIAVWRVCKVKNDPWFWLLMVLYVPLLLETFITLKRRRGQEYKWFSPAILFFLISVIPSIWILELHHQENKSSDPQCKKLDSWNNVRSIVDALNGTLRNDTLKGIEHLLSSVCANDWILVLHQVLLILLIVGKWLLPLGGGVTRDELSQLLLIFVGTAADILEFTSETLSDIKDISPQLVYIILGVWTWSMLQFPLHLAVVTSRPDQPHEEEQKEEQDKGCCRNVLLKRHSTDIWNIAESLFIQDGPFLVVRLNVIIYFKVFHQMLVFFSIKNFLVVILNLYRLVVICLDVKPKSKNSSPTP encoded by the exons atGCTGTTGGTGAGGTTTGTGTGTGCCGTAGTGACCCGGGCTCTGTTCCTGTTCCTCTCTCTGATTGCGGTGTGGAGAGTGTGTAAAGTGAAAAATGATCCGTGGTTCTGGCTCCTTATGGTTCTCTACGTTCCTCTGCTGCTGGAGACCTTCATCACcctgaagaggaggagggggcaGGAGTACAAATG gtttTCTCCGGCTATTCTATTTTTCCTGATCAGTGTTATTCCTTCCATCTGGATTCTGGAGTTGCATCATCAGGAAAATAAATCCAGTGATccacaa TGTAAGAAGTTGGACTCGTGGAACAATGTTCGGAGCATAGTGGACGCATTAAACGGCACACTGAGGAATGACACGCTGAAG GGTATAGAGCACCTTCTATCCTCCGTCTGTGCAAACGACTGGATACTTGTTCTTCATCAGGTGCTGCTCATCCTCCTGATTGTGGGGAAGTGGCTCCTCCCCCTGGGGGGCGGAGTCACACGTGACGAGCTGTCACAACTCTTGTTGATCTTCGTGGGCACGGCTGCAGACATCCTGGAGTTCACCAGCGAGACGCTCTCAGACATCAA AGATATCAGTCCTCAGCTGGTGTATATAATCCTGGGGGTGTGGACATGGAGCATGCTGCAGTTTCCTCTGCACCTGGCAG TGGTGACCTCGAGGCCTGACCAACCTCATGAGGAGGAGCAGAAGGAGGAGCAGGATAAAGGCTGTTGTAGAAATGTCCTCCTGAAGAGACACAGCACTGATATCTGGAACATCGCAGAGAGCCTTTTCATCCAGGACGGACCCTTCCTCGTCGTCCGCCTCAACGTCATCATCTACTTTAAGGTTTTCCACCAGATGCTGGTGTTCTTCTCCATCAAGAACTTTCTGGTGGTGATCCTGAACCTCTACAGACTGGTGGTCATCTGCTTGGATGTCAAACCTAAATCAAAAAATTCATCTCCCACGCCCTGA
- the tmem26a gene encoding transmembrane protein 26 isoform X2 — MVLYVPLLLETFITLKRRRGQEYKWFSPAILFFLISVIPSIWILELHHQENKSSDPQCKKLDSWNNVRSIVDALNGTLRNDTLKGIEHLLSSVCANDWILVLHQVLLILLIVGKWLLPLGGGVTRDELSQLLLIFVGTAADILEFTSETLSDIKDISPQLVYIILGVWTWSMLQFPLHLAVVTSRPDQPHEEEQKEEQDKGCCRNVLLKRHSTDIWNIAESLFIQDGPFLVVRLNVIIYFKVFHQMLVFFSIKNFLVVILNLYRLVVICLDVKPKSKNSSPTP; from the exons ATGGTTCTCTACGTTCCTCTGCTGCTGGAGACCTTCATCACcctgaagaggaggagggggcaGGAGTACAAATG gtttTCTCCGGCTATTCTATTTTTCCTGATCAGTGTTATTCCTTCCATCTGGATTCTGGAGTTGCATCATCAGGAAAATAAATCCAGTGATccacaa TGTAAGAAGTTGGACTCGTGGAACAATGTTCGGAGCATAGTGGACGCATTAAACGGCACACTGAGGAATGACACGCTGAAG GGTATAGAGCACCTTCTATCCTCCGTCTGTGCAAACGACTGGATACTTGTTCTTCATCAGGTGCTGCTCATCCTCCTGATTGTGGGGAAGTGGCTCCTCCCCCTGGGGGGCGGAGTCACACGTGACGAGCTGTCACAACTCTTGTTGATCTTCGTGGGCACGGCTGCAGACATCCTGGAGTTCACCAGCGAGACGCTCTCAGACATCAA AGATATCAGTCCTCAGCTGGTGTATATAATCCTGGGGGTGTGGACATGGAGCATGCTGCAGTTTCCTCTGCACCTGGCAG TGGTGACCTCGAGGCCTGACCAACCTCATGAGGAGGAGCAGAAGGAGGAGCAGGATAAAGGCTGTTGTAGAAATGTCCTCCTGAAGAGACACAGCACTGATATCTGGAACATCGCAGAGAGCCTTTTCATCCAGGACGGACCCTTCCTCGTCGTCCGCCTCAACGTCATCATCTACTTTAAGGTTTTCCACCAGATGCTGGTGTTCTTCTCCATCAAGAACTTTCTGGTGGTGATCCTGAACCTCTACAGACTGGTGGTCATCTGCTTGGATGTCAAACCTAAATCAAAAAATTCATCTCCCACGCCCTGA
- the nt5c1ab gene encoding cytosolic 5'-nucleotidase 1A, which yields MNPSRQRSAGQGDPLSLEKMKAADPLSPARKPKSPKPENAITIAVSSRVLFNMDVEQQIFEQKGMEEYLKYQVDHETEPFAPGPAFPFIKALEAVNAQLRDLYPESEELFDVVLMTNNHAHAGIRLINSINHHKLFVERFCMTGGNSLIGYLKAYHTNLYLSADSSKVREAIDEGIAAATMFSPEKVTQVSETQLRVAFDGDAVLFSDESERIYKAQGLDKFFEHEQAHENKPLDHGPLKGFLEVLGKLQRKFYAKGHRIDCPIRTYLVTARSAASAGSRALKTLRAWGLETDEALFLAGAPKGPMLAKIKPHIFFDDQMFHIEGAAELGTVAAHVPYGIAQKQPPKRMKDSVEPNSTQKGPQLLIN from the exons ATGAATCCCAGCCGTCAACGCTCAGCTGGTCAAGGTGACCCTCTGTCTTTGGAGAAGATGAAAGCTGCAGACCCCTTGTCTCCTGCGAGGAAACCAAAATCG CCCAAGCCTGAAAATGCCATCACTATCGCAGTGTCGTCTCGCGTCCTCTTCAACATGGACGTTGAGCAGCAGATCTTTGAGCAGAAGGGAATGGAGGAGTATCTGAAGTACCAGGTTGACCACGAGACAGAGCCGTTTGCACCAGGACCTGCTTTCCCCTTCATTAAG gcTCTAGAAGCAGTCAATGCCCAGCTGAGAGACCTCTACCCGGAGAGTGAAGAGCTGTTTGACGTGGTTCTGATGACCAACAACCACGCTCACGCTGGGATCAGGCTCATCAACTCCATCAACCACCACA AGCTGTTTGTGGAGCGTTTCTGCATGACTGGAGGTAATAGTTTGATCGGATATCTGAAAGCCTACCACACCAACCTCTACCTCTCTGCTGACTCCAGCAAAGTGAGAGAAGCCATAGACGAAG GCATTGCAGCAGCCACCATGTTCTCGCCAGAGAAAGTGACACAAGTGTCAGAGACGCAGCTGCGAGTCGCCTTCGATGGGGATGCAGTGTTGTTCTCAGACGAATCTGAAAGAATCTATAAAGCGCAAGGCCTGGACAAATTCTTCGAACATGAACAGGCCCATGAAAACAAGCCCCTTGATCAT GGGCCATTAAAAGGATTCTTGGAAGTCCTGGGGAAGCTGCAGAGGAAGTTCTACGCCAAAGGCCATCGTATAGACTGTCCAATACGCACATACCTGGTGACAGCCCGCAGTGCCGCCAGTGCAGGCTCTCGAGCGCTGAAAACCCTGCGAGCTTGGGGTTTGGAGACTGATGAGGCCCTGTTCCTGGCTGGAGCTCCTAAGGGCCCCATGCTGGCGAAGATCAAGCCCCACATCTTTTTTGATGATCAGATGTTTCACATAGAGGGCGCTGCAGAGCTGGGCACTGTGGCAGCTCATGTCCCGTATGGAATCGCCCAGAAACAGCCACCGAAAAGAATGAAGGATTCAGTGGAGCCCAATTCAACTCAGAAGGGACCTCAGCTGCTGATAAATTAA